The Gemmatimonadota bacterium genome contains the following window.
GGGCTGCGGGCCTCCGCCAGGCCGGCGCTCCCCTTTTCATTCATGCGCACCACCCCTCACCTAGCTTCCCACTCGAACGCAGCACAGTCGACCCGTGCCCGTGCCCGTGCCCGTGCCCGAAGCTTCTCTGATCGGGCAGACGCAGCCAGGGGAGCGGGTACGGGTACGGGTACGGGTACGGGTACGGGACCGCACCCTCTCCCATCGGCCCCTCCATCACACCAGCGAGCTGGGACACAGCTCCGCCACCACGCACAGCTCGCAGCGCGGCCGCCCCGCCCTGCAGACGCGTCGGCCGTGGTAGATCAAGAGGTGGGCCAGCTCGGTCCACTCCTCCTGCGGCACCAGCTCCATGAGGTCGTGCTCGATCTTGCCCGCGTCCTTGTGGTTGGTCCAGCCCAGGCGCCAGCTCACTCGCGCCACGTGCGTGTCCACGACCACACCCTCCGCCTTGCCGAAGGCATTACCGAGCACCACGTTGGCAGTTTTGCGGCCCACGCCGGGCAGCTTGACCAGCGCCCCCATCTCGTCGGGCACCTTGCCCTTGTGCCGCTCGACCAGCGCGCCGGCCATACCCAGCAAGCTCCGGGTCTTGTTGCGGTAGAAGCCGGTCGAGCGGATCAGCTCCTCGAGCTCGGCGGGCCGGGCGTCGGCGAGCTCC
Protein-coding sequences here:
- the nth gene encoding endonuclease III, with amino-acid sequence MPRKSWSVRESKTAKRKRAQEIVRRLRAEHPDARCSLDYRNAYQLLVATILSAQCTDERVNQVTPAVFRRYPKPAELADARPAELEELIRSTGFYRNKTRSLLGMAGALVERHKGKVPDEMGALVKLPGVGRKTANVVLGNAFGKAEGVVVDTHVARVSWRLGWTNHKDAGKIEHDLMELVPQEEWTELAHLLIYHGRRVCRAGRPRCELCVVAELCPSSLV